The genomic DNA ATGTGGCGCAGTGGCCGGCGGACCTGCGCCCCGTGATTTTGTCCGTCCGCCCGGGGATCACCGACCCCGGCAGCATCGCGTTCCGGCACGAGGCGGACGAGCTGGCCCTGGCCGCGGACCCGGAGAAGCATTACGTGGAGTCGATCCTGCCGCGCAAGGCCGCGCTCTACGCGGCGTACGTCCGGGACCGCTCGTTCGTCGGCGACCTCCGGATTCTGTGGCAGACGGTCCGCGCGGTGCTGTCGTGAGCCCTGCCCGGGACCGCTGGGCGCGGCTGGCGACGCTCGCCCGGCTCGGCAAGGGCGGGGCCGGCCGGCACGTCGCCACCCTGGGGGCGGGCACCGGCGTCGTGATGATCCTGCAGCTCGCAGCGCAGGTGCCGCTCGGGCACATGTACGGCGACGACGAGATGGGCGTGTTCCGCAACCTCGTCGCGTTCGCCACGATCGTCGCAATGGCGGTGACGCTGCGGCTCGAGCTGGCGATCCCGCTGGCCGAGGAGCAGGACGAGGCCGACGACCTGGCCCGGTTGACGCTCACCCTGGCCACGCTGTTGTCGGCGGTGTTGGTGCCGGTGTCGATCCTGGTGGCGTACGGCCCGCGTCCCGTGCCGCCGGAGCTTCGGCTGTCCGTGCTCATCGCCCCGTTCGTGTTGTGGGCGAGCGCGGGTTTCAACGTGCTGCGCAGCCACCTGTCGCGCCGCCAGTTGTTCCGCGACGTGAGCAACGCCAACGTCACCGGCACCGTCGCCACGGTGGGCGCCCAGCTGGCGCTCGGCGCCGCCCGGCAGACGGGGACCGGCCTGGGCATCGGCTACGGCGTCGGGCGGTTGCTCTCGACGGGCCTCATGGTGCGCGCCTGCGGGCTGGACTGGCGCCGCCGGCCGCGCTGGGGCCTGATCCGCCGGTGGTCACAGTTCCCCGTCTGGATCCTCCTGCCCGCGCTGCTGAACGCCGTCACGGTCGGCGCGGTCACCCCGCTGATCACCGCGTTCTACGACCAGAAGTTCGCGGGGCAGTTCGGGTTCTCGCAGATGCTCCTCGCCGCACCGGTAGCGCTGCTGGGACAGGCCGTGGCCAGCGTCTTCTACGTGCGGTTCGCGGAGATGCACCGCGGCGAGCAGGACACCTCGCGGCACGTGACACGGCTCGCGACGGTCCTCTTCGGGGTCGCGGTGGCCGTCTTCGTGCCGATCACGCTCCTGGGCCGGGAGGTGTTCGTCGCCATCTGGGCGGAGAAGTGGGAGGTGGCGGGGCTGATCACGGGCATCCTCGCGCCGTACCTCATGGTCAACTTCGTCTCCTCCCCGCTGTCCGTCTACGCGACCGTGAAGAACGAGGTGCGGCGGCTGTTCGCGCTCGCCTGGCTGGAGGCCGGGCTGCGCATCCCGGCGCTGGCGCTGGGGTTGGTGGTCGGCGACCGGATGTGGGGGATCCAGGCGTACTCCCTGGCCGGCCTGGTGATCTGTCTGTACTGGACCATCTGGGTCATGCGGTTGTCGGGCGCGGCCCGGCGTACCGCCTGGCGCGTCGTCGCCGTCCCGCTCGTGGCGATCGTGCTCGTGTGGGGCTTCGCCCAGGTGGGGCGGCCGATGCTGGGGGAGACGCCGTACGTCGTGGCGTCGGTCGCGATCTCCCTGGTCGCGATGGCCGGCGGCGGGTACGGCGTGCTGCGGGCGCTGCGCGCCTAGCCGCCGGTCGCCCCGCCGGGCCGTGGGTGTCAGCGCGCTGACCGTGTCATGGCCTGACGGCGCCAGCGCGTGACGGGGTCAGGGGGTGTCGCCGAGGAACCCTGCCAGGGCGGCCGCCGCGACGCGCCCGTCGTGCCAGCGCTCGACGAAGCCGGGGCCGGCGTGGGCCCTGGCGCGGTAGTTCTCCGGGTGCGCGGCGATGTCCCGCACCACGTCGGCGATCGTGTCGGGGCTGACGTCCACGATCGGGGGATCCTCCGGCATCTTGGCGCGGGTGCCGTGCAGGCCGGCGAGGACCAGCCGTCCCGCGGCCATCGCCTCGGCGCCGGCCGTGCCGTAGGCGTCGCCGGTAATCTGGTCGATGATCACGTCCGCGCCGGCGATGACGGCCGGCACGTCGGCGTGGGCCACCTTCTCCGGCTCGGTGTAGTCGATGATCCCGTCCGCGGCCAGGCGTTCCATCGCGGGGGTGACCAGGTGGGTGCCCTTCGTCGGCGGGGTCCGGCGGCTCGGCAGGTGCACGACCCTCGGCCGGGCGTGCTCCAACACGGGCTCGGTGGTCCGCCACACCGCCGCGTCCACGGTCACCGGTAGCCAGGTCGCCTGGGGTAGGTCCCAGAGCAGGTCCGGGGTGCTGACGAAGAGGGGCAGGCCGCTCGCCTGCGCGAACGCGCGGTTGCGGGCGCTGCGCTTGATCATCTTGCGCACGTAGGCCGGCTCGGACGCGCCGAAGTAGGAGTGAGGGTTGCGGGCCTGGTGGTGGTCCGGGTCGCGGGTGTCGCTGCCGTGCGAGATGAGGGCGATGTGCAGCCCGCGGCGGCCGAGGACGCCGGCGTCGTGGCGGACGTTGCCGATGCCGGGCAGCCGGTAGAGGCGCTCGAACCCGTCGAGGGCCACGTGGGTGGCGCCCGCGATCGCGGCGTCGACGCGCCGGGCCCGCGCGTGCGGTAGGTAGAGCTGCGGGGCGCCGATGAAGCGGTCCGAGGGGTAGACGAAGTAGTACATGGGCTTGTCGTGCTCGCCGTACGTGAACGACCACGCGTCGTACGGCGTACGCTCCCGCACCGCGACCGCCCACCGGTAGGCCTGGCCGGCGTAGTTCGCGGGGCCGATCGCCAGCGCGGGCCGCCCGTCCGCTGGGCGTCCGGCCTCCTCCCGGGGCTGGTCCCCAGGACCCAGGTCCGCCCGAAGATCGGAGGAATCGCTGGTCACGCGCCGATGGTACCTCGCCGGGTGGCCGGCTTCGCATGCGGCGGCAGCACTCGCGCCACGTCGTCGGCCGTGACCGGCTCCGGGCCGGCCAGCTCGTCCTCGACGGCGGCGATGAGCTCCGCGGCGGTCAGCGGTCGGGGGGTGGCCGTCACGGCTGCGACGGCCGCCGGCGGCTGGTCCGCCAGGCCGAGGTCGTGCATCCGGCGCGCCGTCACCAGCACGCGCCCCTCTAGCGTGCCCACCAGGGCGTTGTAGCCCTCCACGGAGCGCCGCAGCGATCCGCCCATCGCGGCGAGGTGCTTGCCGACCGTGCCGATCCGCTCGTAGAGCTCCGCGCCCAGCCGCAGCAGGTCCCGGGCGCTGGTGGCCAGCGCGTCCTGCCGCCACGCGAACGCCACGCTGCGGAGCAGGGCGAGCAGCGTCGCCGGGCTGGCGAGCACGACCTTGCGAGCCTGCGCGGCGTCGTACAGGCCCGGGTCCGCGGAGAGCGCCGCCGCAAGCATCGCGTCCGTCGGCACGAAGCACACGACCATCTCGGGGCAGCTGGAGAACGCCGACCAGTAGCGCTTGGCGGCCAACGAGTCGACGTGCCCACGCAGGGCCCGGGCGTGCTCGCGCAGCAGCTCGCGGCGCCGGTCCTCGCCGATGCCGTCGGCCTGGGCCGCGAGGAACGCGGCCAACGGGGCCTTGGCGTCCACGACCAGGGTGCGCTCCCCGGGCAGCCGCACCACCACGTCGGGCCGGACGGCCGCGTCGTGCCCGGCGATGGCGCTCACCTGCTCCTCGAAGTCGCAGTGCGGGAGCATCCCCGCGTGCTCGCAGACCCGGCGGAGCTGGGCCTCCCCCCAGGCGCCCCGCACCGCGGAGGCGTTGAGCGCCCCCGCGAGTCCGGCCGTCTGCCGCCGCAGCGCCCCGGCCTGGGCGGTGACCTCGGCGAGCCGCTCCGACAGCTGCCCGTAGTGCTCCAGCCGGTCCCGCTCCAGCACCCCCACCTGGCGCTCGACCCTCGTCATGGCCTCGCGCAGCGGCGCCAGGGCGGCGGCCGTGGCCGAGTCCTGATCGTCGGAGGAGCGCAGGTCCGCCAGGCTCTCGGCGTACAGCTCCTCGCGTTCCCGCAGCAGGTCGCGCTCGGTGCGCAGCGCCGCGAGCCGCGCTGCCGCGCGACTCGAGGCGAGTAGGGCACCGACCGCGCCCCCGACGAGCACGGCCAGGAGCAGCGTCGCCGCGAGCACCGGGCTGGAGATGACCATGCCCCCACTTTGCACCGGAGGTCCGACAATGCTCCGACCTGCGGTTTCGACGTGCCGGTGCGATGCGGGATGGGCGGTCCGCCCCCGGTAGAGTGGCCCCTCGTGGCCCTCACCATCGGCATCGTCGGACTGCCCAACGTCGGCAAATCCACCATGTTCAACGCGTTGACGAAGAACAACGTGCTCGCGGCGAACTACCCGTTCGCGACGATCGAGCCCAACGTCGGCGTGGTCCCGCTGCCCGACCCCCGGCTCGATCGGCTCGCGGAGCTGTTCGCCAGCGAGAAGGTCGTCCCCGCGACCGTCTCCTTCGTCGACATCGCCGGCATCGTCCGCGGTGCCAGTGAGGGCGAAGGCCTGGGCAATAAGTTCCTGGCCAATATCCGTGAGGCGGACGCGATCTGCCAGGTCATCCGGGCGTTCGTCGACGACGACGTGACCCACGTGGACGGCAAGGTCGACCCCCAGGGCGACATCGAGACCATCAACACCGAGCTGATCCTCGCCGACCTGCAGACCCTGGAGAAGGCCGTGCCGCGCCTGGAGAAGGAACTCAAGGGCAAGAAGATCGACAAGAGCCACTACGACGCGGCAGTAGAAGCGCAGACCATTCTGGAAGCCGGCGAGACCCTCTTCAGCAAGCGCGACCAGGTGGACCTCACGGCGCTGCGCGAGCTCGGGCTGATGACCACCAAACCCTTCCTGTACGTCTTCAACGTCGATGAGGACCAGTTGGTCGACGACGCGGCCAAGGCCGAGCTGGCGGCGCTGGTCGCCCCCGTCGAGGCCGTCTTCCTCAACGCCAAGCTGGAGATGGACCTCGCGGAGCTGGAGGCCGAGGAGGCCCGCGAGCTGCTGGAATCGGTCGGCGTCGACGAGCCCGGACTGGACAAGCTGGCGCACAGCGGCTTTCGCACCCTGGGCCTGCAGACCTATCTGACCGCCGGCCCGAAGGAGTCCCGGGCCTGGACGATCCGCCAGGGCTGGACGGCGCCGCAGGCCGCCGGGGTTATCCACACCGACTTCCAGCGGGGCTTCATCAAGGCCGAGATCGTGTCGTACGACGACCTGATGGCCGCCGGTTCGATGGCCGAGGCGAAGGCTGCGGGCAAGGTCCGGATGGAGGGCAAGGACTACGTGATGGCCGACGGCGACGTGGTGGAGTTCCGGTTTAACGTCTAGCGACCGGGCGGTGCGCCGTGCTGCGTGAGTCCGCTCTCCCGAGGGCGGGTCAGCTCACGTGCGCACGAGAGCCCACTCGACCTGGGGTGTGCCGACTCCGCTGGCGGAGGGTCGATCCAGCGGGATGCCCTGCCGGTGCGTACGTCATCGCGTACGCTCGTGACGGAGGTGGACATGATGACGGCGGTCAGTGCAACAACCGCACGCGCGAACCTGTACCGACTGATCGACCAGGTGAACGACGAGGCCGAGCCACTGACCATCACCGGTCAACCTGGCAATGCGGTCCTGGTCCGCGAGGATGACTGGCGCGCGATCCAGGAGACGCTCTTCCTTGCATCGATCCCCGGGATGACCGAATCCATTCGCGAGGCTCGTGCGGAGGGCATTCGCGCCGGGTCTGAGGCCCTGGACTGGTGAGCGGGTGGGGGCTGGTGTATTCGCGGCAAGCCCAGAAAGACGCGAGGAAATTGGCGGCCGCAGGATGGAAGCCCAAGGCCCAGTTGTTGCTCGAGTTGATCGCCGACGACGCGTTCGCCGCTCCGCCACGTGTCGAGAAGCTCGTCGTTGACCTCGCGGGCTGCTACTCGCGCCGGATCAACATCCAGCATCGGCTGGTGTACGAGGTCGACGCCGATCAGCGAGTCGTGCACGTGCTGAGGATGGGGACCCCTACGAGTAGTCGTTGATGTCGCGTATATGGCGGGCGGGGACGCCGGCCACGACGGTGCGGGCGGGGACATCCTTGGTCACCACGGATCCCGCGCCGATGACGGCACCGTCGCCGACGGTGACCCCGGGCAGGATGGTGACGTTGGCGCCCAGCCATGAGTCCCGCCCGATGCGCACGGGCGCTGGATGCATGTCGGCCCGGCGGGCCGGGTCGAGCTCGTGGTTGAGGGTCGTGATGACGGCGTTGTGACCGATGAGCGCGCCCTCGCCGATGTCGATTCCGCCCTGGTCCTGGAAGCGGCAACCGCTGTTGAGGAATACCCGTTCGCCGAAGCGGAGGTTCCTGCCGAAGTCCGTGGTGAAGGGCGGAAACAGCCGGAACGAATCGGCAACCTGCCGTCCGGTGAGGGCGCTCATGAGCTCCACGATCTCCTCCTGCGGGTGGTAACGCCCGTTCAGCTCCGCGGTGATGCGCAGTGCCTCCTGGCTGGCGGCATGCATCGTCAGATGGTGCGGCGAGCCGCCTCGGATCGTCGCGCCGGCATCCAGCTCGGCGAGCAAGGCATCGAGCCCGTCGATGTCCGCCGCCTGCCAGCTGCGACGACCGAGGCGAGAGGAATGGGCCATGCTGCCTTCCTAGAGGTGAGGTGAAGAATCAACCCCGCGTCGCGGCTGTCCTTGCCGTCGTCGGGGAGCCCCGGGTGATTGCCCGATAGGCACGGCTCGCCGTCGTCGCCCGGCCGGACGAGGGACAGAGCCGCCACGGGACGACGCCATCTGCCGGCGGCCCGCGGACAGCGATTTTTCGGTTTCGACCCGCTCGCCCATCGGGGTCGGGAGCGACGAAATCGCCTCAGCCGGCAGCGTGTTGCGGCGCAGGAGGGGACCGGACCCCCGACGGCGGGCAGACTGGGGCCGGTACGGCGCCGCCGCCGCCTCGCCCGAAGAAACCATCGTGCTCAGGGGGAAGGCACGCCGGCAGGTCGCCGCGTAGCCCCCGCTCTGTCCCCGGGAGGACCCGTGAAGCAGCGCAGCACCCGATCGCTGAGCCTGATCGCAGCCGGGGCCGCGCTCGCCCTCACGACGTACGGCGTCCTCCTGCCGTCCGCCTCCGCGGCGGACGACCCGACGGTGCCGCGACCCCGCGCCGCGACCCAGGCGCGCCAGTCCACCCAGGTGACCCCCAGTTCCCCCGCGCGCATGACGCCCGCCTGGGGGGTCAACCCCGCGCCCGGCCGGGACTGCCCGGCCGGATCGACGCGGACGACCACGCTGGCCGCCGCGACCTTCGACACCGGCACGGCTGCCCCGTTCACCTCCGGGATGACCCTGGTCAGCGAGGGCTCGAACGCCTTCCTGCGCCACGCCGGCACCGGCAGCGCGGTCCCGCAGATCCTCGCCTCCCCGCAGCTGTCCCCCGGGGCAGCGCGCGTCTACGTGAAGTTCGACGTCCGCGGGGACTTCGCGGCGCAGGACGTCGCGGTGGCGCCGAAGTACGGCGGTACGGCATGGGCGGTCCCCGCGGCGACCGGGGCTGCGGCCCAGAACTCGTGGCGTACCGTCCATTTCGACCTCACCGACGGCGCCAACGAGGCCACCCTGGGCCAGCCGTTCAGCGTCGTCATCGCGCGGGACGCCGCCAGCCGCAGCACCGTCGACATCGACCGGCTCGCGATCTACCAGTGCTCGCCGGCCCCCACCGGCGAGCCGGGCGACTTCAACGGCGACGGCCTGGCTGAGGCGAAGTTCGTGATGCGCGACGGCAACCTCATCCTCTCCGCAGGAACGCCGACGCAGTCGCGCACCCTCTGGCGCGCGGGGGTGGGCTGGGCCTCGATGACCTGGATCGGGTCGGTGGGCGACACCAACGGGGACGGGTTCACCGACCTCCTCGCGCGCACGGCCTCGGGCGACCTGCTCGCCTACTTCGGCGACGGCGTACGCACCTTCACCAGCTCCCGCAAGGTCGGCAACGGGTGGCAGGGGATGCGCTGGATCCTGCCCGTCGGCGACGTGACCGGCGACGGGCGGCAGGATCTGATCGCCGGCAGCGGCGACGGGCTGATGCGCTTCTACAGCTTCCGCGCCGACGGCGGCCTGGCCGGTGGTTCGGTCGTCGGGTCGGGGTGGGGCGGGTTCCGGCACGTGGTCGCCGTCCGTACGTCGGGGCGGCCGGGGACCCCCAGTCGGCTCTACGCCATCGACGCCGCCGGGGACATGCGCTCGTACGTCGTGACCGGCACCGGCAACATGTACGGCACCGGCACCAAGGTCGGCGCCGGCTGGACCTTCCCCAAGGTGGCCAGCGTCGGCGACTGGGACGGCGACGGTATGGACGACATCCTCGCCGTCAGCCCCGGCGGCACCGCGTTCATCTACCCCACCAACGGCGGGGGCCGCTGGAAGGAGCGCAAGACCCTGGAGGAGAGCATCTGGCACGCCGCCCTGCTGGTCGGGTAGGTCCTGCGAGGAAGGACGTCCTGTCCCATCGCAGGCTCGGTCTAGGATTCCGCCCATGTCCGCGCCAGCGCCGGTCCCCGGTTGGGACGACTACTTCCTCGGCATCGCCACGGCCGTGGCCACCCGGGCGAAATGCACCCGACGCCGGGTCGGGGCCGTGCTGGTCATCGACCGCCGCATCATCGCCACCGGCTACAACGGCGCGGCCCCGGGGGAGCCCGACTGCCTCGACGGCGCCTGCCCGCGGGGGCGATTGGGGTACGACGAGGTGCC from Austwickia sp. includes the following:
- a CDS encoding type II toxin-antitoxin system Phd/YefM family antitoxin, whose protein sequence is MTAVSATTARANLYRLIDQVNDEAEPLTITGQPGNAVLVREDDWRAIQETLFLASIPGMTESIREARAEGIRAGSEALDW
- a CDS encoding Txe/YoeB family addiction module toxin → MSGWGLVYSRQAQKDARKLAAAGWKPKAQLLLELIADDAFAAPPRVEKLVVDLAGCYSRRINIQHRLVYEVDADQRVVHVLRMGTPTSSR
- a CDS encoding sugar O-acetyltransferase, translated to MHAASQEALRITAELNGRYHPQEEIVELMSALTGRQVADSFRLFPPFTTDFGRNLRFGERVFLNSGCRFQDQGGIDIGEGALIGHNAVITTLNHELDPARRADMHPAPVRIGRDSWLGANVTILPGVTVGDGAVIGAGSVVTKDVPARTVVAGVPARHIRDINDYS
- a CDS encoding lipopolysaccharide biosynthesis protein, with the protein product MSPARDRWARLATLARLGKGGAGRHVATLGAGTGVVMILQLAAQVPLGHMYGDDEMGVFRNLVAFATIVAMAVTLRLELAIPLAEEQDEADDLARLTLTLATLLSAVLVPVSILVAYGPRPVPPELRLSVLIAPFVLWASAGFNVLRSHLSRRQLFRDVSNANVTGTVATVGAQLALGAARQTGTGLGIGYGVGRLLSTGLMVRACGLDWRRRPRWGLIRRWSQFPVWILLPALLNAVTVGAVTPLITAFYDQKFAGQFGFSQMLLAAPVALLGQAVASVFYVRFAEMHRGEQDTSRHVTRLATVLFGVAVAVFVPITLLGREVFVAIWAEKWEVAGLITGILAPYLMVNFVSSPLSVYATVKNEVRRLFALAWLEAGLRIPALALGLVVGDRMWGIQAYSLAGLVICLYWTIWVMRLSGAARRTAWRVVAVPLVAIVLVWGFAQVGRPMLGETPYVVASVAISLVAMAGGGYGVLRALRA
- the ychF gene encoding redox-regulated ATPase YchF; the protein is MALTIGIVGLPNVGKSTMFNALTKNNVLAANYPFATIEPNVGVVPLPDPRLDRLAELFASEKVVPATVSFVDIAGIVRGASEGEGLGNKFLANIREADAICQVIRAFVDDDVTHVDGKVDPQGDIETINTELILADLQTLEKAVPRLEKELKGKKIDKSHYDAAVEAQTILEAGETLFSKRDQVDLTALRELGLMTTKPFLYVFNVDEDQLVDDAAKAELAALVAPVEAVFLNAKLEMDLAELEAEEARELLESVGVDEPGLDKLAHSGFRTLGLQTYLTAGPKESRAWTIRQGWTAPQAAGVIHTDFQRGFIKAEIVSYDDLMAAGSMAEAKAAGKVRMEGKDYVMADGDVVEFRFNV
- a CDS encoding VCBS repeat-containing protein, giving the protein MKQRSTRSLSLIAAGAALALTTYGVLLPSASAADDPTVPRPRAATQARQSTQVTPSSPARMTPAWGVNPAPGRDCPAGSTRTTTLAAATFDTGTAAPFTSGMTLVSEGSNAFLRHAGTGSAVPQILASPQLSPGAARVYVKFDVRGDFAAQDVAVAPKYGGTAWAVPAATGAAAQNSWRTVHFDLTDGANEATLGQPFSVVIARDAASRSTVDIDRLAIYQCSPAPTGEPGDFNGDGLAEAKFVMRDGNLILSAGTPTQSRTLWRAGVGWASMTWIGSVGDTNGDGFTDLLARTASGDLLAYFGDGVRTFTSSRKVGNGWQGMRWILPVGDVTGDGRQDLIAGSGDGLMRFYSFRADGGLAGGSVVGSGWGGFRHVVAVRTSGRPGTPSRLYAIDAAGDMRSYVVTGTGNMYGTGTKVGAGWTFPKVASVGDWDGDGMDDILAVSPGGTAFIYPTNGGGRWKERKTLEESIWHAALLVG
- a CDS encoding DNA recombination protein RmuC; this translates as MVISSPVLAATLLLAVLVGGAVGALLASSRAAARLAALRTERDLLREREELYAESLADLRSSDDQDSATAAALAPLREAMTRVERQVGVLERDRLEHYGQLSERLAEVTAQAGALRRQTAGLAGALNASAVRGAWGEAQLRRVCEHAGMLPHCDFEEQVSAIAGHDAAVRPDVVVRLPGERTLVVDAKAPLAAFLAAQADGIGEDRRRELLREHARALRGHVDSLAAKRYWSAFSSCPEMVVCFVPTDAMLAAALSADPGLYDAAQARKVVLASPATLLALLRSVAFAWRQDALATSARDLLRLGAELYERIGTVGKHLAAMGGSLRRSVEGYNALVGTLEGRVLVTARRMHDLGLADQPPAAVAAVTATPRPLTAAELIAAVEDELAGPEPVTADDVARVLPPHAKPATRRGTIGA